A DNA window from Deltaproteobacteria bacterium contains the following coding sequences:
- a CDS encoding MltA domain-containing protein, with amino-acid sequence MLPREKESIHPLTDDGERTSLREAVENSLVYLEKKISSPISPDNSSGNQGDLRHLEKARCSLSLFREIFLNTPDPVEFARRIQENFHLWETTGKGEGLSILLTGYYEPIIAGSLEPGREYQYPIYRRPDDLVETTFTELKEQPKGKGIGRAQSGQVIPYYSRQEIDCQGVLKGKGYELAWLKDPWERFVLHVQGSGQIRLPDGKMLRVGFAISNGRPYRSIGRYLVEQGLIAEQELSLRRVRELLQKHPEWMEDIFNINQRYIFFRSLPLSTQIDGGPIGALGVPLTAGRSIATDYSIFPPGALAYIISRQPVFDERGKIIGRKSLRRFVLNQDTGAAMKGPARVDLFCGSGDKAGWVAGEMREEGKIYFLLAK; translated from the coding sequence TTGCTGCCGCGGGAAAAAGAATCCATTCACCCTCTGACCGATGACGGCGAAAGAACATCTCTCCGAGAAGCGGTTGAAAATAGCCTCGTTTATCTGGAGAAAAAAATATCTTCCCCCATTTCACCCGACAACTCTTCAGGGAATCAGGGAGATCTTCGCCACTTGGAAAAGGCTCGCTGTTCTCTGTCTCTTTTCCGAGAAATCTTTTTAAACACTCCTGACCCAGTGGAGTTCGCCCGAAGAATTCAAGAGAACTTCCATTTATGGGAAACAACCGGGAAAGGAGAGGGGTTGAGCATCCTCCTAACGGGGTATTATGAACCCATCATCGCCGGCAGCCTTGAACCCGGGCGAGAATACCAATATCCTATATACCGTAGGCCGGATGATCTGGTGGAAACAACGTTTACCGAATTAAAGGAACAACCCAAAGGAAAAGGTATCGGCCGGGCTCAGAGCGGGCAGGTTATTCCCTATTATTCTCGCCAGGAGATTGACTGCCAGGGAGTACTGAAAGGGAAAGGGTATGAACTGGCCTGGCTGAAGGACCCGTGGGAGCGGTTTGTCCTGCATGTGCAGGGGTCGGGGCAGATCCGCCTACCGGACGGAAAGATGTTGCGGGTGGGTTTTGCCATTTCCAACGGCCGGCCGTACCGGAGCATCGGACGGTATCTTGTCGAGCAAGGACTTATAGCGGAGCAAGAACTTTCCCTGAGGCGGGTGAGAGAACTTCTCCAAAAACACCCGGAATGGATGGAAGATATATTCAACATTAATCAACGTTATATTTTTTTCCGCTCCTTGCCGCTCTCCACTCAAATAGATGGGGGGCCCATAGGGGCGCTGGGTGTGCCGCTCACTGCCGGCAGATCCATTGCAACGGACTATTCCATTTTTCCTCCGGGCGCCCTGGCCTATATTATCTCTCGGCAGCCAGTATTTGATGAACGGGGAAAAATAATAGGCAGGAAAAGCCTCCGGCGATTTGTGCTCAACCAGGACACAGGTGCCGCCATGAAGGGTCCCGCACGGGTCGACCTTTTTTGCGGCAGCGGAGATAAGGCCGGATGGGTTGCCGGGGAGATGCGCGAAGAGGGAAAAATTTATTTTCTCTTGGCAAAATAA